A DNA window from Paraclostridium bifermentans contains the following coding sequences:
- a CDS encoding FprA family A-type flavoprotein — protein MKEAFEIKKDIYWTGVIDKDLKIFDIIMETEFGTTYNAYFIDDEKKVLFDTVKPNFKGEFIEKLSSLTKIEELDYVVIHHTEPDHAGSLKYILDINPDVEVICTNAAKMYLAEQVNRPFKCHVIKDGETLNIGKRTLKFISAPFLHWADTMFTYIEEDKTLLTCDAFGCHFASVDPDVIDSEDYLKSAKHYFDCIVKPFSKHVLKAVNKVVELGLDFDTILTSHGPILSKDPMAQVKRYVEWSTETVNTTNQDQVAVLYLSAYTNTKVMAEKIYEGIKSTGEDATLYDIENMDLAELHDVMVMSKGILFGSPTINRTMVKPMWDAFSLIDPMANQGKFAGVFGSYGWSGEGITMAELLVKNMGFKMPVETLKKKFFPSDETLQECFDFGVNFAEAIK, from the coding sequence ATGAAGGAAGCTTTTGAAATTAAAAAAGATATTTATTGGACTGGTGTTATAGATAAAGACTTAAAAATCTTTGACATCATAATGGAAACTGAATTTGGGACAACTTATAATGCTTATTTTATAGATGATGAAAAGAAAGTATTATTTGATACTGTAAAACCAAACTTTAAAGGTGAGTTTATCGAAAAATTATCATCTTTAACAAAAATAGAAGAATTAGATTATGTTGTTATACATCATACTGAGCCAGATCATGCTGGTAGTTTAAAATATATACTTGATATAAACCCAGATGTAGAAGTTATATGTACAAATGCAGCTAAAATGTACTTAGCTGAGCAAGTTAACAGACCATTTAAGTGTCATGTTATAAAAGATGGGGAAACTTTAAACATAGGTAAAAGAACTTTAAAATTCATATCTGCACCATTCTTACACTGGGCAGACACAATGTTTACTTATATAGAAGAAGATAAAACATTACTTACTTGTGATGCTTTTGGATGCCACTTTGCAAGCGTAGATCCAGATGTAATAGACAGTGAAGATTACTTAAAATCAGCTAAACACTACTTTGATTGCATAGTTAAACCATTCTCTAAGCATGTTTTAAAAGCTGTAAACAAGGTTGTTGAGTTAGGATTAGATTTTGATACTATATTAACTTCTCACGGTCCTATATTAAGTAAAGACCCTATGGCTCAAGTTAAAAGATATGTAGAATGGTCAACTGAAACTGTTAATACAACTAACCAAGACCAAGTAGCTGTATTATACTTATCAGCTTATACTAATACAAAAGTAATGGCTGAAAAAATATACGAAGGTATAAAATCAACAGGTGAAGACGCTACTTTATATGACATAGAAAATATGGATTTAGCAGAACTTCATGATGTTATGGTAATGTCTAAAGGAATATTATTTGGTTCTCCAACAATAAACAGAACTATGGTTAAACCTATGTGGGATGCGTTCTCATTAATAGACCCTATGGCTAACCAAGGTAAATTTGCTGGAGTATTCGGATCTTATGGATGGAGTGGTGAAGGTATAACTATGGCTGAACTACTTGTTAAAAATATGGGATTCAAGATGCCTGTTGAAACACTTAAGAAGAAATTCTTCCCAAGTGATGAAACTTTACAAGAATGTTTTGATTTCGGTGTTAACTTCGCTGAAGCAATTAAATAA
- a CDS encoding TIGR03960 family B12-binding radical SAM protein, translating into MNKKVDLKRILKKVEKPARYLGNEVNSIHKDTTNENLIRYAHCFPDLYEVGMSHLGSHILYDVINRDEDVFCERVYAPSVDMEEKMRENNIPLFALESREAITNFDFLAFTLQYELSYTNILNMMDLAKVEILAKDRKLDDPFILVGGPCAYNPEPMADFVDIVVLGEGEEVNLEIVNRYKEWKKNKTTRDEFLLDIANIEGVYIPKFYDVSYNEDNTIKEVKANIEGVPQNPHKRIIKDMDLVEYPEKLIVPFIDTVHDRIVLELFRGCTRGCRFCQAGMIYRPIREKSLDRLKEILEKLVKNTGYDEISLSSLSTSDYSNLSELTDYLVEEYASKNIGISLPSLRLDNFSMEIAEKIQQVRKSGLTFAPEAGTQRMRDVINKGVTEEDLENATRKAFEMGWNSVKLYFMIGLPTETYDDLDGIANLAYKVIDIYRDVNGGKLRRAFGVTVSTSTFVPKPFTPFQWHGQDTTEQVREKQRHLVKKLKNGNIKYNYHDSKTSLMEAVIARGDRKLGKVIYDAYKAGAKFDGWAEHFKLEIWEEAMKNNNLEIAFYANRERDYEEVFPWDHLDVGVNKKFLIRENEQSKQEKVTVDCRHKCNGCGINTHTIGKGMC; encoded by the coding sequence ATGAATAAAAAAGTAGACTTGAAGAGGATTCTTAAAAAGGTTGAAAAACCTGCTAGATATTTAGGAAATGAAGTAAATTCGATACATAAAGATACAACAAATGAAAATCTTATAAGATATGCTCATTGTTTCCCTGATCTTTATGAAGTAGGAATGAGCCATTTAGGTAGTCATATATTATATGACGTTATAAATAGAGATGAAGATGTATTTTGTGAAAGAGTATATGCTCCAAGTGTAGATATGGAAGAAAAAATGCGCGAAAATAATATTCCTTTATTTGCACTAGAGTCAAGAGAAGCTATAACTAATTTTGACTTTTTAGCTTTTACACTTCAATATGAATTATCATATACTAATATTTTAAATATGATGGATTTAGCAAAAGTTGAAATACTTGCTAAAGATAGAAAGTTAGATGATCCATTTATATTAGTTGGAGGACCTTGTGCCTATAATCCAGAACCTATGGCAGATTTTGTTGATATAGTTGTGTTAGGAGAAGGGGAAGAAGTTAACTTAGAAATAGTTAATAGATATAAAGAATGGAAGAAAAATAAGACTACTAGAGATGAGTTCTTATTAGATATAGCTAACATAGAGGGTGTATACATACCGAAATTCTATGATGTATCTTACAATGAAGATAACACTATAAAAGAAGTTAAAGCTAATATAGAGGGAGTACCTCAAAACCCTCATAAAAGAATAATTAAAGATATGGACTTAGTAGAGTATCCAGAAAAACTTATAGTACCATTTATAGATACTGTACATGATAGAATAGTTTTAGAATTATTTAGAGGATGTACAAGAGGATGTAGATTCTGTCAGGCTGGTATGATATATAGACCTATAAGAGAAAAGAGCTTAGATAGATTAAAAGAAATACTAGAAAAGTTAGTTAAAAATACTGGATATGATGAAATATCATTATCTTCATTAAGTACGAGTGATTATAGTAATTTATCAGAGCTTACAGATTACTTAGTAGAAGAATATGCGTCTAAAAATATAGGTATATCTTTACCTTCTCTTAGATTAGATAACTTCTCTATGGAAATAGCTGAGAAAATACAACAAGTAAGAAAATCAGGACTTACTTTTGCTCCAGAAGCTGGAACTCAAAGAATGAGAGACGTTATAAATAAAGGGGTAACAGAAGAAGACCTAGAAAATGCTACAAGAAAAGCATTTGAAATGGGATGGAATAGTGTAAAATTATACTTTATGATAGGACTTCCAACTGAAACATATGATGATTTAGATGGAATAGCAAATCTTGCTTATAAAGTTATAGATATATACAGAGACGTTAATGGTGGTAAATTAAGAAGAGCATTTGGAGTAACTGTTAGTACTTCAACATTTGTTCCTAAGCCTTTTACACCATTCCAATGGCATGGACAAGATACTACAGAGCAAGTTAGAGAAAAGCAAAGACATTTAGTTAAAAAATTAAAGAATGGAAATATAAAATACAACTATCATGATTCAAAAACTAGTTTAATGGAAGCAGTTATTGCTAGAGGAGATAGAAAACTAGGTAAGGTTATATACGATGCGTATAAAGCTGGTGCTAAGTTTGATGGATGGGCTGAACACTTTAAGCTAGAGATATGGGAAGAAGCAATGAAAAATAATAATCTTGAAATAGCTTTCTATGCAAATAGAGAAAGAGATTATGAAGAAGTATTCCCTTGGGATCATTTAGATGTTGGAGTTAATAAAAAGTTCTTAATTAGAGAAAATGAGCAATCAAAGCAAGAAAAAGTAACAGTTGATTGTAGACATAAATGTAATGGATGTGGAATAAACACTCATACTATAGGAAAGGGGATGTGCTAA
- a CDS encoding TIGR03936 family radical SAM-associated protein — MSKIIRCKFKKENDMIYISHLDLQRLLQRAFRRAEIQLSYSQGFNPHPKMSYGHALALGTESQGEYLDVEIEEDLSATEFMEKINTAMPDGIKFINAKEITKEVPSLASTIEYGEYMFTMEVDKELSKEFIKTKVAELMNKEEIIISKKNKKGKTVEVNIRPMIKNFDVIDVEDRVITLESTMATGSKANLNTNIFIPKMLEVFELDIDPLDVDILRRELYIVKDGELVTPM, encoded by the coding sequence ATGAGTAAAATAATAAGATGTAAATTTAAAAAAGAAAATGACATGATATATATCTCTCACCTTGATTTACAAAGATTATTACAAAGAGCTTTTAGAAGAGCTGAAATACAATTATCATATTCTCAAGGATTTAACCCACACCCTAAGATGAGTTATGGACATGCACTAGCACTTGGTACAGAAAGTCAAGGGGAGTACTTAGACGTTGAAATAGAAGAAGATTTAAGCGCTACTGAGTTTATGGAAAAAATAAACACTGCTATGCCGGATGGTATAAAATTTATAAATGCAAAGGAAATAACTAAAGAAGTTCCATCATTAGCATCTACTATAGAATATGGTGAATATATGTTTACTATGGAAGTAGATAAGGAACTATCTAAAGAGTTTATAAAAACTAAAGTAGCAGAGTTAATGAATAAAGAAGAAATTATAATAAGCAAGAAAAATAAAAAAGGAAAAACTGTAGAAGTTAACATCCGACCTATGATAAAGAATTTTGATGTTATAGATGTTGAAGATAGAGTTATAACTTTAGAATCAACTATGGCTACAGGATCTAAGGCAAATTTAAATACTAATATATTTATACCTAAAATGTTAGAAGTATTTGAACTAGATATTGATCCATTAGATGTAGATATATTAAGAAGAGAATTATATATAGTTAAAGATGGAGAGTTAGTAACTCCAATGTAG